A portion of the Candidatus Paceibacterota bacterium genome contains these proteins:
- a CDS encoding ABC transporter ATP-binding protein produces the protein MEQATRISISEVSKIYKNGTNAVEAVKNFTESVKDGEFICVVGASGCGKTTLLWCLSGLHPATSGEVHIDGELLEKPLPDRIGMVFQDSNLLPWRTLIENIELPFEIKKAPVNHELIEELLEVAGLKGFENSYPGELSGGMKQRGSIVRALAQDPEVLLMDEPFGALDAFTREEMNLFLLKVWERKKKTIVFVTHSISEAIFLADRVWVMSPRPGRLSRVVNVEFARPRQIDLQFEPDFIEILKSIREDVEGSKSLKGNK, from the coding sequence GTGGAGCAAGCAACTCGCATCAGCATTTCTGAAGTCTCAAAAATTTACAAAAATGGGACTAATGCCGTCGAGGCGGTCAAAAACTTCACGGAAAGTGTCAAGGATGGAGAATTTATTTGCGTTGTAGGGGCTAGCGGATGTGGGAAAACAACCTTGCTATGGTGCTTGTCGGGTTTACATCCTGCAACCTCAGGCGAAGTCCATATTGACGGCGAACTCCTTGAAAAGCCTCTGCCGGATCGCATCGGAATGGTTTTTCAAGATTCCAATCTTTTGCCTTGGCGGACACTTATCGAAAATATCGAACTTCCATTTGAGATTAAAAAGGCGCCTGTAAATCACGAACTTATCGAAGAACTCCTAGAAGTTGCAGGTCTGAAAGGTTTTGAAAACTCCTACCCTGGAGAACTCTCCGGTGGCATGAAGCAACGTGGCTCTATTGTCCGGGCGCTTGCGCAAGATCCAGAAGTTCTATTGATGGACGAGCCGTTTGGCGCTCTTGACGCGTTCACTCGCGAAGAAATGAACCTCTTCCTTCTAAAAGTTTGGGAACGGAAGAAAAAGACGATTGTCTTTGTTACGCATTCGATTTCCGAGGCAATCTTCTTAGCCGACCGAGTGTGGGTGATGTCGCCACGCCCTGGTCGCCTATCGCGAGTTGTAAACGTTGAGTTTGCTCGACCCCGCCAAATCGATTTGCAATTCGAACCTGATTTCATCGAAATATTAAAGTCGATTCGCGAAGATGTTGAAGGTTCCAAGTCTCTGAAAGGAAACAAATAA